Genomic DNA from Patescibacteria group bacterium:
CTTTTTAACTCTATAGATCCACGATGAACCACTTACCGTTCTTCTCTACTACCTGAACACCATTAGTAGTGTTCCTGGTTTCGCCATCAACGGAGAGGACCATGTCTACGTTTACGGTGTTACCGTCCACCTTCTTGATGGTGAAGGCGGTCAGTGGAACCTTTATGACATCACTCCAACCTTCGTCAAACTGCTTGGCGATGTCACTATCTGGATCAGCTACTGCTTTAGCCGAAGCCTTATCCTGATTTTTGATGGCGTTCATGAACGTGGTCACTACCGCTTCCGGAGATGATTGGTCCACTTTCGCACCACCTGCACAGCCTGCGCCCAAGAGCGCGAGCATGCATACTGCACCGGCCAAAACCTTGTTGAGTTTTACCATAGGCAAATAAAGTATTATGGATGTATGATAGCATGCAGAAATCCATTTTTCATTATGAAACGTCTTTTTTCCGCCTTCGTACTTGGCTCCATGTTTCTTCCGTCCCTAGCTTCGGCTCAGGCTCTGACGGACGTCTACGGTGATTTAATTTTTGCTCAATCGGCTTCTAATATCTTATTTGCTGATCGTGCTACGGGCGGTCCTGATGGTCAGTACGCTGATTTTAGAGCTAAAGACGCTTATCTAACCATAGATATGGGCGAGGGAGAGGAAGGGTTCAATGATCTCATTATTACGATGAAGATTTTTGATCTGAATGCAGTTGGCCGGGCTACTTTGTATGATAAAGATTGGAACGTTCTCACTACCTCTTTTCCGGCGCCTTTCTCAGTAGGTCAAACATCCTGGATCATTCCGTACAGCGGCGAGACGCCGTATCGTTATGTGAAGATTGAATCAACCGACACAAAACAGTGGAGTGTGGACGCTGTGCAGGCAACGCAAGTGAGCACGCCAGCCCCAGTGGTTACAGAGCCAGCGGTTGAAACTATCCCATACTGTACGTTTGCCGATTGTGGGAGGGCTGGTGATATTTTGAAATCTCCAGACAGCTCGTCTGTTTATTTTATTGGACTTGATGGCAAACGCCATACATTCCCCAATGGAGCCACCTTAACATCCTGGAGTTATTCATTCGATCAAATTTTTGGTCTGATCGCTGACCAGCTGACCAATGAACAATTAGCCGTTTACCCAATTGGCAGAAACATGACCGTTCGTCCGGGGACGTATATGGTAAAGATTGTTCATGACCCAAAAGTCTACGCCGTTGAACCTGGCGGAGTGCTTCGTTGGGTAGTCAGCGAGACGGTCGCGACTGAGTTGTACGGTGATGATTGGAATAAGCAGATCATCGATATTGATGAAACCTTCTGGAAAAACTATACCGTTGGCACGCCAATTACTGATTCATTTGAACCGCCAGTAGGTTATTACTTCATTGATCATGATAACCACTATATCGTGACTAAGGACGGGGCGAGACCATTAAACGCCGAAGAAGTGACCGCGCTTAGACTCGATGCTCAGTTTGCAGGAAGCTACGAGGTAGCTGCGCTAAACGCCACCCCTGGCTTGGCCGATAACTCAGACCTGTCCGTGTTCGTCGAAGCATATTAAAGAAAGCCGCCCCGCAAGGGGTGGTTTTTGGTAAAAAACAAAAGTACCTACACAGCAGTGCAGGTACTTTTGGTCGGACCGGCGGGGCTCGCCCTCGGCTCTCGGGTCGTCGTCATTCCCCTCGGCCTGGGCACCGCCTCGCGGTTCCGTCTGGTGACGGAACATCGCTCCGGCGTTCTCGCCCCGACGCAAGCCAAGCAGTTGGCTTGCTCCGGTCGGTGCAATCAAAAACACCCATACAGCAGTACGGGTGTTTTTGGTCGGACCGGCGGGGCTCGAACCCACGGCCTCCTGGTCCCAAACCAGGCGCGCTACCAACTGCGCTACGGTCCGACAATAAGAAGCGGGGAGAGTGTACTAGGAAATGATAAACTTGGGAAGGAGGCTAGGATATGTATGAAATAGAACGCTTTACCCAGGGGGTCCAGGTCATTATTGGTTGTGATGAGGTCGGTCGAGGTTGTCTCGCTGGTCCAGTGGTGGCGGGGGCGGTGTTTTTTGATTGGTCGAAGCCGAAAATTGTCGAAGAACTCGGTCGGCGGGTGCGGATTGCAGACAGTAAGACGCTAACTGACCTACAGAAGGCCGAGTCTGACCGGGCGATTCGGGAGGTGGCGATAGGAATTGGGATCGGGGTTGTCCGAGTAGAGGTAATCGACGAAAGAAATATCTTGCAGGCGAGTTTGTTAGCTATGCGTAAGGCCGTCGCCAAAGCACTCGAGGGTGCACCCGAAAATACTCGGTCATTTGTATTCATCGACGGGAATCAAAGGATTCCATACGCCAGGTTTGATCAAGAAACGGTTATAGACGGAGACGCGAAAGTTTTCTCTATCGCCGCGGCGTCTATCATTGCTAAAGTGTACAGAGATACCCTCATGAAGCGCCTTCACAAGCGTTTTCCGGTGTACCATTGGGACGAGAACGCGGGGTACGGGACGCCAGCGCATAAGGCGGCTATCCGCGAACACGGGCTAACACCTTTTCATCGAACATCATTTAAACAACTATGAAGGCACTTTTTGCGACCTCGACCGCCACCGACGGCCCAATGGATAGCACTAGCTCTTTAACGGAAGTAGGCAAGGTTAACCGGGCAAAATTCGTTAAGGATAACTTTGGTGAAGGTGTTCTGGTTCCTGTCATGCTTCAGCAGACGCATAGCCCAAGCATCCATGTGGCTATTGCCGGGGACGCGGGGAGTGTCATGCAACAGTGTGACGGCCTTTACACAGAAACGCCAAACCTCCCGATCATGATTACGCATCAGGACTGCGTTCCGGTGACCATCACGGATACTGCCCAGTCATTTGTGTGCGTGTTGCACGCTGGTTGGAAGGGCACGCTGGCAGCCATTTTGCCGAGAGCAATTGATTTGTGTAAGTCGCGCGGAAAAAAAGTCGAGGATCTTCATATTAACTTTGGCCCAGGCATTCAACCTTGTCACTTTATAGTTAAAGAAGATGTGGCCGGTAAGTTCCGAGCTCTGTCTCGGTCTAGTGTAGTAGAGCTGGCTGCCGGTGTATTAACCGTGAATCTTTATTCGGCTTTGCACGGCCAGGCTAAGGCCGCCGGTGTTCATCCGGCCAACATCAAGTATTCCGCTGAGTGCACTTTTCATGATCCCGGCTACTTTTCCTGGCGCCGTGACCATAAGGCTGAGACAAATATGGTGACCGTGGGGATGCTGATGCCGTAGCTCGACTAAGCCGGGCGCAGGTTGTAGTGTGGTGGCATTATGGCCCTGTCGGAAGCCACAATTCGCGATATATCAGCGAAAAAGAACGAGCCTGCTTGGATGCTAGAAAAGCGTCTATCGGCCTTTTCTTTTTTTGAGAAAACCCCGATGCCGAACTGGGGACCGTCGCTTGCAGGACTCGACCTGAACCAAATTGTCTATTTCGTGCCGTCTACGACCGAGTCGAAGAAGTGGGAAGACGTGCCGGCGGAGATTAGGCAGACCTTTGAAGACCTTGGCATTCCTGAGGCCGAGCAGAAATCCCTCGGTGGAGTTGGCGCACAGTACGATTCAGAGATGGTGTATCACAACCTGCGCGCTGATCTTTCGGCGCAGGGGGTTATTTTTGAAAATATGGACGTTGCTGTCCGCGAGCATCCGGAACTTGTCCGCGAGTACTTCATGACGCAGTGTGTTCCTATCTTCGACCACAAATTCGCCATGCTGCACGCGAGTGTGTGGAGCGGCGGGACATTTATTTATGTGCCAAAGGGCGTGAAGGTAGAGATTCCACTTCAGGCCTATTTCAGAATGAACGCCGAGCGTGGCGGGCAGTTCGAGCATACTTTGATCATCGCCGACGAGGGTAGCGATATTCATTACATCGAGGGTTGTTCTGCGCCGAAGTATGACCAGGCGGCGCTTCACGCTGGGTGCGTAGAACTCATTGTGAAGAAGAATGCCCGCATTCGTTACTCGAGTATCGAGAACTGGAGTAAGAACACCTATAACTTGAATACGAAGCGGGCGATTGTGGACGAAGACGGAACTATCGAATGGTTGAACGGTAACATGGGCAGTGGCACGACGATGCTTTATCCGATGTCGATTCTGCGAGGAGAGCGTGCCAAGAGCGATTATCTCGGCGTTGCCTTTGCGGGGCCTGGCCAGGAGCAGGATACTGGGCATAAAGTAGCCCTGGTGGCTCCTAGAACGTCTGCCACGGTGCGGGCAAAGAGTATTTCAGCCGGGGGAGGGATTTCGACATATCGAGGTCTTGTCAAAGTGACCCACGGAGCAGTCGAGAGCGCCGTAAAAGTGCAATGTGACGCGTTAATGCTCGACGGACAGTCGATTTCGAAGACCATTCCCGTTATGCGCATTGAAACGGGCCGGTCAACAGTCTCGCACGAGGCGTCGGTCGGTAAGATAGGTGAAAAAGAGATGAACTACCTCGCGTCCCGAGGTTTCGACCAAGAGCGGGCGACGCACCTACTCGTTGGTGGGTTCCTTGACCCCATTACGAGAGAGTTGCCACTCGAGTACGCAGTAGAGTTTAAGAAGTTGATTGAGTTAGAGATGAGGAGCGTAGGGTAGGGGCACAACGCGTTGTGCCCATACGAACGCGACGATATGAAAACGATGTTTAGACCAATTTCAGAGATGTCGTTGATCCCCCCAGTGGGGGACAGGATTGTCGTTGGCGCGAACGAGAAAAAGTTTTTGAGTTTTGGGGTCGAAGCACTTGCAGGGGAGAAGAAAGAATTATTCTTTGCGGCTGATGTTTTTGAAAATGCATCACTTGAGGTGGCAGTTTTTGTGCGGGGTGGAGGAGAGATTTTGCTTAGTCGAACACTGAACGTACTCGGTTACGGGGCGAAAGTTTCACTCAAATGCTCAGGCATCATGGAAGGAACGGGGCGAGTGTTAGCGGGAGATGATGTTCGAGTAACCGGCGAAAGAGCACAAGTAGATATTCGAACAAAAATTGTACTCAGAGATTCCGCAGTTTCAGAATCTCGCTCGCGCGTTGTACTCGAGCACTCCGCGAGGGGCGCAAATGCGTTCGCACGGATCGATCACTTGCTCCTAGGCGAGCACGCGAAGGGATCATCCATTCCCGAACTCGACGTACGGATAGACGACGTGACATGCGGGCATGCGGCGAGTTCATCGTCCCTCGCGCCCGCGAGTCTTCAGTATCTGACCGGGAGAGGACTCGATGAGAAGACGGCGAGTGACCTGCTAGTACATGGATTTCTTGATCAGGGTGTCTCCATCCTGAGCGAGAGCGAAGGATCCGACTTTCAGGCCTGAGGGTCGGACTCTGCGCATGGCTCAGAGTGGGAACCAGAAAATGACGACATTATGGACGACTTCAGACATTTATTCCCTGAGTTCACGCTCGGCACATACCTTGACTACGCTGCAACGGCGCCGGTGTTTTTAAGCGTACTCGATGCGATGCGGGAGTATGAGATGGGCGGTCGAGGTAATCCTCGGCGAGGCCTGCACGCCTACGCAGCGCGAGCGTCTGACGAACTAGAGCGCTCGCGCGCAACGGTCGCTGGCTTTGTTTGCGCTGATCCGTCTAACCTCATCTTCACGAAAAGCGCCACCGAGGGGCTAAACCTTGCGATCGAGTCGTTTACGAAGGACCTCGGCCCCGGCGACGAGGTTGTTCACACGATTTATGATCACAATTCGGCGTATTTGCCGTTAAAGCGGGCGGCCGATGCGCGTGGTTTTGCTCTGGTTGAATTGGGCCTCCATAACTTTACAACTTTACAACTCTCACCACGCACCAAGCTCGTTGTCCTTCCGCACGTTTCAAACGTCACCGGCGAGGTTTTTCCCGTGGCGGAGATCGTGAAAATGGCGCACGCCGTCGGAGCAAAGGTCATCGTTGACGGAGCACAGGCGGTGGCACACATGCCGGTGAATGTGGCCGACCTTGGCGCAGATGCGTACGCTTTTTCTGCGCATAAAATGTACGGGCCGATGGGGATTGGCGCAGTCGCGTTCTCGAAGGCCGGATTCGACGCGGCAACCCCCTTTGTTGTCGGGGGAGGCATGGTTGAGCCTGGGATCGCGATGTTTGAAGCGGGAACACCTAATGTTACGGGCGCGGTCGGATTCGCAAAAGCGTGTGAGGAGCTATTAAAGATTGGATTCTCGAAGATTCAAGAACATGAATGTGAGATTATGGCGCGAATTGTCTCCACTCTGAGCGAGAGCGAAGAGTCAGCCTCTCACAGCGGGGAGGGTCGTATCCTTCGCATGGCTCAGGATGGATCCATCTTTTCATTCGTCGTCCCGGGCGTGCACCCGCACGACGTCGCTCAAGTACTCGCGGATCACGGAGTTGCCATTCGGGCGGGGCATCACTGTGCGCCCCACATCTCGAGAACTTTAGACCCCGCCGGCGTGGTTCGTGTGAGTATCGGCCTTCCAACCACGACCGAAGATATCGATCAATTCTTCGCAACCCTAAAATATGTCGAATCTCTACGCTGAAGACATTTTGTACTGGGCCCGGGATCAGCGTTTTCGAGGAATCCTCGTGAATCCTTCGGTCACCGCACATCGCGAGAACCCTTCTTGTGGTGATTCGTTGACGTGCTTCGCGACAACGACCGACGGGAAGTTCGAGCGAGTCAGATTTGACGGTACGGGCTGTGTTATTTGCCTTGCTTCGGCAACAGTCCTGGCGGAACGCGCGGAGGGGTCGACGATCGACACCGTACTTGCCTTCAACGAGACAAACATGGTCGAATGGCTCGCCTGTGACGTGGGACCCATGCGGACGAACTGTATGATGTTGGCACTGCTGACGTTGCGGGATGCCCTGAAACCCTGAACCTCCCTACCTCCTCCGACTCCTCCTTGGAAAGGAGGAGAGAAGCGATGACCCTGATATGACACCGATTCTTGAAGCAAGAAACCTAACTGTTAAACGCGGAGAGAAAATTGTTCTCTCTGATATTTCTTTTTCTTTGAATAGAGGAGAAGTTCTACTTTTGACGGGAGGGAACGGGGCGGGGAAGTCCACGCTTGCGGGTGCCCTCATGGGTTTTGCGGATTGCGTCGTCGAAAATGGTTCCATCAAGCTCGACGGACAGGATATTTCTTCTGTTCCGACATTTGAACGCGCACGTCGAGGGATATTCTTGGCCCACCAGGAACTTCCGGCTATTCCCGGTGTTTCGGCTGTCGATGTCTTACGCGCAAGTGCAGAGGCGACTGATCCTGAGGGTTTTTCGTTGTCGGATTTCTATGCACGACTCCGCGCAGCCCTCGAAGATTTAGGTCTCACACTCGACTTTGCCAAAAAAGAACTGCACGTGGCCTTCTCGGGGGGCGAAAAGAAAAGAATCGAACTTTTGTCACTGCTCATGAGTCGGCCGAAGGTTGGGATCCTTGACGAACTCGACGCGGGGATGGACGCTGAGGCGCGCGAAAAATTGCTTTCTACTATTCAAAAAATGCAGGGAGAGGGAACCGCTTTTCTCATTATTACTCATCAGCCGCAATCATTTGCCAAGCTTCAACCGTTATTGAAAAAGGTCCTATAAAATACCTGGATTACGAATTTGCACTCTCACACGTCGTCTGCTAAAATGGGTTTATATGATTGAGCCAAAAAACAATTATCTTATCCCGACGGTTATTGAAAAGACCTCATACGGCGAGCGCGCTTATGACATTTATTCCCGCCTGTTGAAAGATCGAATCGTCTTTCTTGGTAGTGCTATTGATGATGGTGTGGCTAACGCGA
This window encodes:
- a CDS encoding ribonuclease HII; its protein translation is MYEIERFTQGVQVIIGCDEVGRGCLAGPVVAGAVFFDWSKPKIVEELGRRVRIADSKTLTDLQKAESDRAIREVAIGIGIGVVRVEVIDERNILQASLLAMRKAVAKALEGAPENTRSFVFIDGNQRIPYARFDQETVIDGDAKVFSIAAASIIAKVYRDTLMKRLHKRFPVYHWDENAGYGTPAHKAAIREHGLTPFHRTSFKQL
- a CDS encoding polyphenol oxidase family protein; translated protein: MKALFATSTATDGPMDSTSSLTEVGKVNRAKFVKDNFGEGVLVPVMLQQTHSPSIHVAIAGDAGSVMQQCDGLYTETPNLPIMITHQDCVPVTITDTAQSFVCVLHAGWKGTLAAILPRAIDLCKSRGKKVEDLHINFGPGIQPCHFIVKEDVAGKFRALSRSSVVELAAGVLTVNLYSALHGQAKAAGVHPANIKYSAECTFHDPGYFSWRRDHKAETNMVTVGMLMP
- the sufB gene encoding Fe-S cluster assembly protein SufB, translating into MALSEATIRDISAKKNEPAWMLEKRLSAFSFFEKTPMPNWGPSLAGLDLNQIVYFVPSTTESKKWEDVPAEIRQTFEDLGIPEAEQKSLGGVGAQYDSEMVYHNLRADLSAQGVIFENMDVAVREHPELVREYFMTQCVPIFDHKFAMLHASVWSGGTFIYVPKGVKVEIPLQAYFRMNAERGGQFEHTLIIADEGSDIHYIEGCSAPKYDQAALHAGCVELIVKKNARIRYSSIENWSKNTYNLNTKRAIVDEDGTIEWLNGNMGSGTTMLYPMSILRGERAKSDYLGVAFAGPGQEQDTGHKVALVAPRTSATVRAKSISAGGGISTYRGLVKVTHGAVESAVKVQCDALMLDGQSISKTIPVMRIETGRSTVSHEASVGKIGEKEMNYLASRGFDQERATHLLVGGFLDPITRELPLEYAVEFKKLIELEMRSVG
- a CDS encoding SufD family Fe-S cluster assembly protein is translated as MKTMFRPISEMSLIPPVGDRIVVGANEKKFLSFGVEALAGEKKELFFAADVFENASLEVAVFVRGGGEILLSRTLNVLGYGAKVSLKCSGIMEGTGRVLAGDDVRVTGERAQVDIRTKIVLRDSAVSESRSRVVLEHSARGANAFARIDHLLLGEHAKGSSIPELDVRIDDVTCGHAASSSSLAPASLQYLTGRGLDEKTASDLLVHGFLDQGVSILSESEGSDFQA
- a CDS encoding aminotransferase class V-fold PLP-dependent enzyme; protein product: MDDFRHLFPEFTLGTYLDYAATAPVFLSVLDAMREYEMGGRGNPRRGLHAYAARASDELERSRATVAGFVCADPSNLIFTKSATEGLNLAIESFTKDLGPGDEVVHTIYDHNSAYLPLKRAADARGFALVELGLHNFTTLQLSPRTKLVVLPHVSNVTGEVFPVAEIVKMAHAVGAKVIVDGAQAVAHMPVNVADLGADAYAFSAHKMYGPMGIGAVAFSKAGFDAATPFVVGGGMVEPGIAMFEAGTPNVTGAVGFAKACEELLKIGFSKIQEHECEIMARIVSTLSESEESASHSGEGRILRMAQDGSIFSFVVPGVHPHDVAQVLADHGVAIRAGHHCAPHISRTLDPAGVVRVSIGLPTTTEDIDQFFATLKYVESLR
- a CDS encoding iron-sulfur cluster assembly scaffold protein, yielding MSNLYAEDILYWARDQRFRGILVNPSVTAHRENPSCGDSLTCFATTTDGKFERVRFDGTGCVICLASATVLAERAEGSTIDTVLAFNETNMVEWLACDVGPMRTNCMMLALLTLRDALKP
- a CDS encoding ATP-binding cassette domain-containing protein — translated: MTPILEARNLTVKRGEKIVLSDISFSLNRGEVLLLTGGNGAGKSTLAGALMGFADCVVENGSIKLDGQDISSVPTFERARRGIFLAHQELPAIPGVSAVDVLRASAEATDPEGFSLSDFYARLRAALEDLGLTLDFAKKELHVAFSGGEKKRIELLSLLMSRPKVGILDELDAGMDAEAREKLLSTIQKMQGEGTAFLIITHQPQSFAKLQPLLKKVL